One Glycine max cultivar Williams 82 chromosome 6, Glycine_max_v4.0, whole genome shotgun sequence DNA segment encodes these proteins:
- the LOC100814722 gene encoding uncharacterized protein has protein sequence MMECNKDEAVRAKEIAERKFSEREYVGAKKFALKAQNLYPELEDITQLLTTIDIYISAENKVSGEMDWYGILGVSPFADEETVRKQYRKLALTLHPDKNKSLGAEGAFKLVSEAWSLLSDKTKRLEYNQKRSLKGFQHNNPNHVGSQSDAPSSNGYYNLKKNATSNVRAGKNNGRAPSAPVKKVETFWTICNRCRTHYEYLRVYLNHTLLCPNCNEAFVAVERGPPPNVFKPPNWSSHQRHQNSQHHAGSNNTNFQWGSHSRMAGFGSTDGSTSVAAQAASVVQQASERVRREGSFHKAEKPMKKRKTDDICINGYQGYMANHMATGHGAAGLGTFSEPGKANLETERNYGFSGLPGKHYSTRELSMFEIRNMLMDKSRIEIREKLQEWKLMAEAKINKDKENKRQKSTFNGKPTGSEKLRETAVNGNRHLDIDSFPVRTDDTVKKSQTYVTINVPDPDFHNFDLDRDENSFAEDQVWAAYDDDDGMPRYYAKIHKVISMKPFKMRISWLNSRSNSELGPIDWVGSGFYKTCGDFRTGKHEITESLNSFSHKVRWTKGTRGVVRIFPGKGEVWALYRNWSPDWNEHTPDEVIHKYDMVEVLEDFDEEQGILVTPLVKVAGFRTVFQRHMDCDQERRILKEEMFQFSHQVPNYLLTGQEADNAPKGCRELDPAATPLDLLQIATEANETTDNA, from the coding sequence ATGATGGAGTGCAACAAAGATGAGGCAGTTAGGGCCAAAGAAATAGCAGAGAGGAAATTTTCAGAAAGAGAATATGTTGGTGCAAAGAAGTTTGCTCTCAAGGCTCAAAATCTGTATCCTGAGTTGGAGGATATTACCCAGCTTTTGACAACAATTGATATTTACATATCCGCTGAGAATAAAGTAAGTGGAGAAATGGATTGGTATGGTATACTTGGAGTGAGCCCCTTTGCTGATGAGGAGACTGTTAGAAAGCAATACAGAAAGCTGGCTCTCACTCTTCATCCTGACAAAAACAAGTCTTTGGGTGCTGAGGGTGCATTTAAGCTGGTTTCAGAGGCATGGAGTTTGTTATCAGATAAGACCAAGAGACTAGAATATAACCAGAAGAGGAGTTTGAAAGGATTCCAACATAATAATCCCAACCATGTTGGATCTCAATCGGATGCACCCAGTTCAAATGGTTATTATAATCTAAAGAAGAATGCAACTTCAAATGTCAGGGCAGGAAAGAATAATGGTCGGGCACCTTCAGCTCCGGTTAAAAAGGTTGAAACCTTTTGGACTATCTGTAATAGGTGCAGGACACATTATGAATATCTCAGGGTTTATTTGAATCACACCCTTTTATGTCCAAACTGTAATGAAGCTTTTGTTGCCGTAGAGAGGGGTCCACCACCAAATGTTTTTAAGCCACCAAATTGGTCTTCTCATCAACGGCATCAGAATTCTCAACACCATGCTGGAAGTAATAATACAAATTTTCAGTGGGGTTCTCACTCTAGAATGGCTGGTTTTGGTAGCACAGATGGATCAACATCTGTTGCAGCTCAAGCTGCAAGTGTTGTGCAGCAGGCAAGTGAGAGAGTAAGGAGGGAAGGTTCTTTTCACAAAGCTGAAAAACCTATGAAGAAAAGGAAGACAGATGATATTTGCATTAATGGTTATCAAGGATACATGGCAAATCATATGGCTACAGGACATGGAGCGGCTGGTTTGGGCACCTTTTCTGAACCAGGAAAGGCTAACTTGGAAACAGAAAGGAATTATGGTTTTTCAGGTCTTCCTGGCAAGCATTACAGCACAAGAGAATTGTCAATGTTTGAAATACGAAACATGTTGATGGATAAGTCACGCATTGAAATTCGTGAGAAACTTCAAGAATGGAAATTGATGGCTGAAGCTAAGATTAACAAGGACAAAGAGAATAAAAGACAGAAAAGCACATTTAATGGCAAACCAACTGGTTCAGAGAAGCTGAGAGAGACTGCTGTTAATGGTAACAGGCATCTGGACATTGATTCTTTCCCTGTCAGAACTGATGATACAGTTAAGAAGAGCCAAACTTATGTTACAATCAATGTTCCAGACCctgattttcataattttgactTGGATAGAGATGAAAATTCCTTTGCAGAGGACCAGGTCTGGGCTGCTTATGATGACGATGATGGAATGCCTCGTTATTATGCTAAAATTCACAAGGTGATCTCCATGAAGCCATTTAAAATGCGGATCAGTTGGCTTAACTCTCGAAGCAACAGTGAATTGGGCCCAATAGATTGGGTAGGCTCtggtttttataaaacttgCGGGGATTTCAGAACTGGCAAGCATGAAATAACTGAATCATTAAATTCATTCTCTCACAAGGTTAGGTGGACAAAAGGCACAAGAGGTGTTGTTCGAATCTTTCCTGGAAAAGGGGAGGTCTGGGCTCTTTACAGAAACTGGTCTCCTGATTGGAATGAACATACCCCAGATGAAGTGATACACAAGTATGATATGGTGGAGGTGCTTGAAGATTTCGATGAAGAGCAAGGCATATTAGTTACCCCCCTTGTTAAGGTTGCTGGTTTTAGGACTGTGTTTCAAAGGCACATGGACTGTGATCAGGAGAGGAGGATTCTTAAAGAGGAAATGTTTCAATTCTCTCATCAGGTTCCTAATTACTTGCTTACTGGCCAAGAAGCTGATAATGCTCCAAAGGGTTGTCGAGAGTTGGATCCAGCCGCTACTCCTTTAGACCTCCTCCAGATAGCAACAGAAGCTAACGAGACAACGGATAATGCTTAG